Genomic window (Bombus pascuorum chromosome 8, iyBomPasc1.1, whole genome shotgun sequence):
CCCTGTctgatatttttctatgaatCGAATTCCATGTAAGGAAGAAGAACGTAGGAAGATGGGGCGTTTAGGTGgagaatttatgaaaaaaaaatttcattagaatgCTTAAATCTTGTTTgaattttgttcttatttttactTGATACTGAGTGATTGAAGATGTAATAACTCGATTCGAGGAGAGATCTGATATTAAATTGAGCGATTGGTAAACTTGTTGAGAAGGATGCTTCAGTTTTCACCAGAATGCCATATAGAGGATTACAATTTCACAAAATCTGTATAATCGACCAATTACGAATGATCGAAGATCTAGTCCAATGGTAGATCGTTTAATCTCATTTCGATGATGTGCAGTAACGCTTTCAACAATATAATCCACCCGTGTCAATCAGAAAATTGTAGttggagaaaatatttctcaaaactcaaaaagaaaaaaagacgaaaTGCTTGAAATTGCGCCatctaaaattgaaaatattctgaaagTTCAATTTCAAGAACAAACTActcctctttttccttccagataaaagaaagaagcgaaaaCGAAAGGTCATCTATATCGTTCTAAAGACACCGAACAAAATGTGGAATGTAcctaaaatacaattttggaCACACGTTGGAAATTAATCTGGCTGTCACAATGAAATGCAAACTTTCACGCGTCTAAAAACGCGTCGCAAGTGGAACGAGACTCGCTTCGCGGTTTTGCATTTTTTGAAAGTGTTTATTACTAGGTCACTGGGTCTCGATTATAAAGACGTTTTGTCGCAACCAGTAAAGAACACGcgttttcaaataattcgtCCTTGATCGATACTTGACCGATAATTGAACCAACAAGACGATCCTGTCATTAGATCGCCTTAAGTGACTTGACTTGTGTAAAACCTACCCAGTCCACCTGTTAGAACATCTTACCTTTCCTTATAAATGATCGATCGTACTCATAATTATTGGTCATTAGAGCGATTTAGCAGAGAGTTTCCAGTTTTTCGAAACTCTGGATTCGCTCGCTTACTATGCTCAATGATATTTACGTTCAGACATTTGTTTAAAAGAGAATTAAAATAGCCtgtgatataatttaataaagctGGAAAGTGTTACATGATATAATAATTCGAATCTAAAAAGCAGGCTGTAGAAAACTTTGAACGTATTTGAAGTTGGAAGGTTTGGAGTATTTAGTGGAAGGTTGGAACATTTTCATTAACCAGAATCCTGGAGAATATCGAATTTCTGAATTGCTTTCGGTGAGGTTTttggtttaataaacatctTGCTTGAACGTCGTTAGAGAAACTTCCCGAGCTGAATTTCCAGTTTTCCGaagctataaaaatattattcagcTGTTACGAAGGGTTTTCtagatcgtaaaatatatacagtgaTACAGGACGCTCTGATCGTTCGTCGGTGAAAGATTTCTTTTGTTTTGAACGAACCTGTACGTGTTATCGATAACACGCGAATCGTTACAGAAACCGGACATCTGTTTCAGATTGTTCAAGATGGCACCAAACTTGTTTGGTACATCGGCCACGTTGTATTTGGAGGCATCTCAGCAAAATATTCATCAAGAGAAATCGACGGCAGAGAAGACGAACAATCAGGAATTACTGGTCGAAAAGTCATCGAATACCGAGTCGAGCTATAAATGGAAAATCGTTTGGAGAAACGTAATTGCATTCACCTATCTTCACATTGGAGCTATCTATGGATTATACCTTATATTTACTTCAGTCAACTACATGACAAATATATGGTGTAAGTATAAATTGTTTGATGAAACGTGCATGTAGTTTagcaagaaaattaagaagaaaagatgacTTTCTCAATTTaacgtttttttaaatataatctctTTAAGGGCGATATAGTTAATCGTTGGGTTTGGAAAAGAATTGAAAGTTAATGACTGGAATTCTTACAActagaatttcaatttcatcgcAAACACACGGAAGGAACACACGAAACGTCATTCTTTCGCTATATTACATATTCGGTATTCGGTCGGTTACAAAAATGATCATCTTTCCTGACTACAcgatattcttcttcttctcttcgctCTAACGTTTATACGATGCGATTACAGTTATTAATAACAGCCGCGCGTAACTGGGTCGAATATAGAAACTTTGAAGATAGAAATCTTAAGAATGCATGACCTCGAATACCGAAGTTGCAATTTTGAAAAAGCTATCTAAGACTAAGTCGCGAACGCGCGCAACTATTTTTCGAAGACGTAAATGCTACGCAACATTTTACAGAAGATTCTAATACAACGAAGATCTTCGACGATAACATTCCACTTTCTTGTGGATAGAAATCGATGGGATGAAAGCGTGATCGTGAATTGCTACATGTTAGATACCTATACATCTGGTTGCATCTTAAACTATGGTTTTCTAACTGTTTTACACGACTTCATTGCGAACGAAGGAATCACGTGTCTGtacaattgttattattattggcATTATTATTAAGTGTTTTTATAACTTCAGggatttttaaattgcaataaagtaatatacgatCAATATTTTGATGCGTATTGGACATGAGAAAATATTGTATCTAGTCTGGCGTGATTTTCGGactggaaattatttgaatttgaattattattatttgactGGAAAGTAGGAAATTTTTTTTAGTTGTctgtatttgaatttaatgaaattttgtgtTAGAAATTTTGTCTCCATTTAGAGTAGAAGGGGAAGAAAGTAGAGAGAAATTAATGTAGAATGGGAAAGAATAGTAGCGGAATGAAATGAGATGAACTGGCGTAAATAGAGTAAAGCGTAGCGAAAGTAAGTGGAACAGGAGAAGGTAGAATATGACAGAAGATAAGTAGAATAGGATGGAGCAGAGTTAAGTATAATAAGATATTCGTGAAATCAAATAGAACATGTTAACGAGAAATAAAGTGTAATTAAAGGAGAAGAGGCTAGAATAGAATCAGATAGGAAAAGAATCACATAAATAGACTAATCAATTAATGTAAATAGGATATATTATGAATAGAGTATAGAATCAGACAGAATGGGACGGtagtaaaattaaacaaaataatatatacagtgTAAATAGATTACAGTATCATTAAGTGGAACAAGATAGAGTAAGATACTgtggaataatttaaacgaatagaacaataaaaaatagagtATAAGGTAAAATAGAGGAAAAATAAAGTTGAGTAGAATGAAATAGAATAGCGGACGTATTAATAGGGTTAAGTAGAGGACAACAAGAATGTAATTAAGTACAACAAGATGAAACACAATAAGGTAGGAAATGTTGATATCATGATGTAACATAGAACGAAGgttaataagaaagaaagtagAGTAGAATGAAGGTAATCAAGTATAATTCAAGCAGTAGAatgaaatagagaaacaaaatatagtataatggGGACGAAAATAGATCAAGTTTaaacaatgtaaaatatataaaaatatacatgatataaatgaaataaatgaactGTAATACTTTCAGTACTCTTCCTGGGGCTATTTGCAGGAATTGGTGTCACAGCTGGTGCCCATAGACTTTGGGCCCACAGAACGTACAAAGCGAAGTGGCCCATGCGTTTCCTATTGATGATCTTCCAGACAATTGCGTTTCAAGTGAGTTTTTATTCCCCtgctttctcttctttatgagaaattaaaaaattaaaacgtaaGAACTTAAAATGTACGAGGCATCGTTATGATATTtagagaatgtaaaaaatcttcatatttaaattatttacttctttAATACTGTTCATAAAACAtggatttatataaaaattcgcattCTAATTACCACGTTCGTGTACAAACTgattctatatttcttttcatccTTGATAGTTGATGTTTCGTAAATCCTGTCAGATCGTTCGTAAAGATCATGAATCAGGCTTCTTGTATCTCTAAGAGGATAATGTTATATCGCGTTTTCATTGCAACATGTTCCAATAATTCCCTCGACAATATTACTAAAAATCAGAACGTTTGAAAACTTCAACATTGCTTCGTAGAATCACCTTTACGAATGGGTGAGAGATCACAGAGTTCATCACAAATTCACGGACACCAATGCAGATCCGCATAACGCAAAACGAGGATTCTTCTTCTCGCACGTAGGCTGGCTTCTAGTCCGAAAGCACCCGGATGTGTTGAAGAAAGGTGCCACAGTTGATATGAGCGATCTCGAAAAAGATCCCATCGTCGTTTGGCAAAAAAGGTAAAGAATGACTACGAATTATAACTTTTCATTTCTAATAACAATCATCCAGcaagaaatgaaaagagatGTTAAAGTTGAGccttgaaaaattatattttctggaATATTCTCGACAAGGAAAGCTAATTTTTACTTAGAATGgttgttattaaaaatggGAAGTACAGTCCActcaaagaaaataaaaaagaagaaaatcagaCGTTAAAAGTTGAGTCGTTTATTTGGTGATTTTCTTTGCTAagacattttcatatttagtctttgagaaatatttgccagcacaaaaataaataaaactgagttacatttttttacttttagtGATTTTTAAAATCAGGATTCTATTTCTCATTGCGATGATTTTACgaggataataaaataaggatagtaaaaataaattccattaaattgtagaaaatatttgttaaatctGTAAAGTAATCGTAATAGAGGACTTACTCCTAGTAGTGTTAAGTATCGCGTAACAAACCAACTTGTTTCTAATGAAAGTAGCTCTTGACGCGTGTCAAGAACTCAAATGGAAACTGTTTACGACGCGGGATGTGCCTTGAACCTTTCTCTTTGACGTTTTACAGGCTGTATGTCTTACTGGTGCCAACCTTCTGCTTCGTGCTTCCCGTGTGGGTACCCTGTTATTTCTGGAAAGAGACGTTATTTAATTCCTGGTACAGTACTCTAACTAGATACGCAGTGACCTTGAACGCAACGTGGCTGGTGAACTCTGCGGCTCATATCTGGGGCGCTAAACCTTATGACAAGTAAGCGATTAatttacttgtatttttaacaattttttatctttttggGCAACGATCAATagtaattatgttataatacttaattaaattaaaaatgaaaaggacTTGATTCActcatattaattttctttaaaagttACAAtggtatattaaattatattatgaatttGTAGTTGTACATTAAATtgatttccaattattttattacaattatcacagtttatacaattttgtaacTGTCACATTGCATTTCAAACTTTCCAAAATCATTATAAACAACAGATACAATTCTATGAAATTCTAAATCGAATTAAATGGGATTGTATAAATTTCCAGGGttattacagaaaatacaatttataaatcgTTCAAAGCATTACTCtataaatttcagaaatattggTCCGACCGAAAATAAAAGCGTGGCCATAATGGCATTCGGTGAGGGATGGCACAATTACCACCATGTGTTCCCGTGGGACTACAAAGCCGCTGAACTCGGCGACTATAAGGCCAACGTCACTACTGCATTTATCGATTTCTTTGCTTGGTTGGGTTTGGCGTATGACATGAAAACCGTCCCCGTGGAGGCGATTAAAAGACGAGCGATCAGAACTGGCGATGGAACTAAGTACCGAAATTAccgttattattatcttaaaaCTGAGAATCTCATCGAACTGcaaaatttcgatttttccaattacaattttccaaattttctatatttttaaatattcttcgttaaaTCGAGGCAAATATAGACCAAGAAGATCAAGAATCTCCAGGATCTTTTGATCTTAGAGAAAAAGGAGCGAACCTctaaaaagtttaaaatcaaaaaattggaaacaaCTAGTCTATTTTTGCACAGTAATTTTTGATACTCCAAAAATATCACGGTTCAAGGTTTCGCTTCTTACTGTTTGAAAGATAATATTGATAGGATTTTGAaatctgaaattttaattttcaggTACAATAAACAAGAGGGCTCACATCATCATATGCACGTGGATATGAAATGGGGCTGGGGTGACGCGGATATGAAGCCGGAGGAAATCCAGGAGGTCGACATCATTAATAAGAGCAACTAATCGATCATTTCTGCTAGATATCGCTAATCGGCCTGCGATCAATCGTTCACTACGTCAATTAATATTCGTTATATCCTCTGTGAAGAGATCAGTTGCTTAGTCgaaattgtttcatttaaaataagcTCCAGAAATCCAGCAAACTGAAACGTAGGCAAACAAACGATTCGATACAAACTACAAACAAATAATCGGCTTGCGCTTGTAGCGCGAAAATAttaggaagaaaaatagattAACAAGAAAGGAATTaaactgtggatttttatgcaagtATTATGCAAGTATCTTATGTAAgttttttatgtaaaacttGATTCTAATAGGTAGAACAATTCTGTACGTCGATTCTATCTCTATTTAAAtctgtttataaaaaaatataaatttgcataaaaatccgctgtttagataatacaaataaaaagacagACGAAAGGAATGGGAACGAAAaaggatagaaaaataaattttataaatctctTGGCAGCAGTCAACTGTTAGCTCACGGAATCGGACTAAATTCGTGGCCTTTACGTCGCGATAGTCCGAAGCGTCGTGAgccttttatttttcgtactTTCGAGCATTCCCTAGATACTTTGATCCGAAGAATCGGGCGTATAGTAGTTTGAACTATTGATCGGTTGATCACATGGATTCGATGTTATACAATGTTTGTTATACAACGCGTTGGGTCGTGGTGTTTTTCAAGCCGCATAGATTTATCGTAACCAAAGTAACCAAGTAAACTGTATATCGATTGATCGACTAGTTCTTGGACCCACAGATGGAAAAGACACTTTACGCGTTGGAGATCGAATCTTGACGATGGTTAATCGCCTGGGATCACGTAAGACTTTCTTTCCCGTTCCGCCAACGCAAGCAAGTAGAATGAAACGGTCGAAGACAGACAACAGTTACTCGTCGCCTCTCCGAATTTTACGCTTGTAAATTGTTACTATTGCATACGATACATAGTCTTTCCTGCCACGAATAGCGTAAACGATACGAGTAATAGGGAAACGCGGTTGATCGTGTCatacttaaaaatttcatgCAATGCCGCTCGATCGATTCAATTTTGATACACTGATTATTATAGAATCGAGACGAAACTATCAAATGTTACTACACTTATCTTgctgaatatttattacaaaaattataataggCTTACATATCTGAACTTGGAAATACAGTATATAGGGTCCACTTGTATACGAGGATTTTTAGCTACGATATTTTCTAAAGGATCAGCTATACTTTTTTGTAAAGATACAAAGTTACGGTCGAGTTATTTCGAACATGTGAAACGAATACACGAaagattaattattctataagGATCACTTCCACTAATATCTTCAAAAATAGAATCACGCACAATTTACGTACACCTGACACATATTATACGATATCGACGATCTACCAAATTCAGCAACCAGGAATATTCTTCCATTAGAAATTTCCAATCTCCTTAAGTATTTTACTGTATACtattaatgtaatacgttGAAGTTTTAAGATTACGCGAAAGGGAATAATAATCGCAGGGTCCCAGGCATCGTGAGCGACGATTCCACGAGAACGATCGATCGTACATAGGATGGAAGGACTCGGGCTCGATGTTCGTTCGTTGGTCTTCCGTCAAATGTTTCTTGAAGAAATCGGGCTCGAGTTCGAGGCGATCACTTCATCATAGGACAAAGCGTCAATTAAATGTACAATTCGATCGTGAGACGATCGACGGTCGTGGAAACGGATCGATTCACGAATACGTGTCATGCAGTTCGACAATTCCTCGAAAAGACGGGTGACAAACAGCGATCAAGTGCGATAATCTAATATCGACGACTTGTTTTAAGAATCCTGTCTTGTCAGAGACTGTCC
Coding sequences:
- the LOC132909742 gene encoding acyl-CoA Delta-9 desaturase-like isoform X2, with the protein product MAPNLFGTSATLYLEASQQNIHQEKSTAEKTNNQELLVEKSSNTESSYKWKIVWRNVIAFTYLHIGAIYGLYLIFTSVNYMTNIWLLFLGLFAGIGVTAGAHRLWAHRTYKAKWPMRFLLMIFQTIAFQNHLYEWVRDHRVHHKFTDTNADPHNAKRGFFFSHVGWLLVRKHPDVLKKGATVDMSDLEKDPIVVWQKRLYVLLVPTFCFVLPVWVPCYFWKETLFNSWYSTLTRYAVTLNATWLVNSAAHIWGAKPYDKNIGPTENKSVAIMAFGEGWHNYHHVFPWDYKAAELGDYKANVTTAFIDFFAWLGLAYDMKTVPVEAIKRRAIRTGDGTKYNKQEGSHHHMHVDMKWGWGDADMKPEEIQEVDIINKSN
- the LOC132909742 gene encoding acyl-CoA Delta-9 desaturase-like isoform X1 — its product is MTARQYKGEFGGAMRRFSLVSRLFKMAPNLFGTSATLYLEASQQNIHQEKSTAEKTNNQELLVEKSSNTESSYKWKIVWRNVIAFTYLHIGAIYGLYLIFTSVNYMTNIWLLFLGLFAGIGVTAGAHRLWAHRTYKAKWPMRFLLMIFQTIAFQNHLYEWVRDHRVHHKFTDTNADPHNAKRGFFFSHVGWLLVRKHPDVLKKGATVDMSDLEKDPIVVWQKRLYVLLVPTFCFVLPVWVPCYFWKETLFNSWYSTLTRYAVTLNATWLVNSAAHIWGAKPYDKNIGPTENKSVAIMAFGEGWHNYHHVFPWDYKAAELGDYKANVTTAFIDFFAWLGLAYDMKTVPVEAIKRRAIRTGDGTKYNKQEGSHHHMHVDMKWGWGDADMKPEEIQEVDIINKSN